From Curtobacterium sp. SGAir0471, the proteins below share one genomic window:
- a CDS encoding APC family permease — protein sequence MATPLRIKSIEASLADSEEKGRSLKRSLKTFDIAAMGIAVAVGAGIFSVGANAAANFAGPSVIISFLLAAVTCGLAIMCYAEFASTIPVAGSAYTFTYATMGELLAWIVGWDLILETLTASAVIAKYWGIYLSTAFGVFGIDLPDTIQLGPIGFTWGPVLIVGVFTLLLAFGTRLSSRVSAVITIIKVAIVVFVIVAGAFFVKAANFAPFVPPAEPSKGAEGGVLTQSLVSFVTGQAPAQYGVFGLLAAASLVFFAFIGFDVVATSAEETENPQKTLPRGIFIGLGIVTLLYIGVSIVITGMVSYQRLADEEAPSLASAFDIVGLPWAAGIIAIGSLIGLTTVVMVLLLGLSRIVFSMSRDGLLPRWFSKTNPKTQTPVRVQVVAGVVVAFIAGFTAVERLEGMINIGTLSAFVLVSIGIVVLRKTRPDAPRAFRVPWVPVLPILSAVLCFWLMLNLEVETWLRFIAWLAIGFAIYFGYSRRHSRVGKGLQ from the coding sequence ATGGCAACACCGCTCCGCATCAAGTCGATCGAGGCCTCCCTCGCCGACTCCGAGGAGAAGGGCCGCTCGCTCAAGCGGTCGCTCAAGACGTTCGACATCGCCGCGATGGGCATCGCGGTCGCCGTCGGCGCCGGCATCTTCTCGGTCGGCGCGAACGCCGCCGCGAACTTCGCCGGACCGAGCGTCATCATCTCGTTCCTGCTCGCCGCCGTCACCTGCGGCCTCGCGATCATGTGCTACGCCGAGTTCGCCTCGACCATCCCGGTCGCCGGCTCCGCGTACACCTTCACCTACGCGACGATGGGCGAGCTGCTCGCCTGGATCGTCGGGTGGGACCTCATCCTCGAGACCCTGACCGCGAGCGCCGTCATCGCGAAGTACTGGGGCATCTACCTGAGCACCGCGTTCGGGGTCTTCGGCATCGACCTGCCCGACACGATCCAGCTCGGCCCGATCGGCTTCACCTGGGGGCCCGTCCTGATCGTCGGCGTCTTCACGCTGCTGCTCGCCTTCGGGACGCGCCTGTCGTCGCGCGTCTCGGCGGTCATCACGATCATCAAGGTCGCGATCGTCGTCTTCGTCATCGTCGCCGGGGCGTTCTTCGTCAAGGCGGCGAACTTCGCGCCGTTCGTCCCGCCGGCGGAGCCGTCCAAGGGTGCCGAGGGCGGCGTCCTCACCCAGTCGCTCGTCTCGTTCGTCACCGGCCAGGCCCCGGCGCAGTACGGCGTGTTCGGTCTGCTCGCCGCGGCCTCGCTGGTGTTCTTCGCGTTCATCGGCTTCGACGTCGTCGCGACGAGCGCCGAGGAGACCGAGAACCCGCAGAAGACCCTGCCCCGAGGCATCTTCATCGGCCTCGGCATCGTCACGCTGCTCTACATCGGCGTCAGCATCGTCATCACCGGCATGGTGTCCTACCAGCGCCTCGCCGACGAGGAGGCCCCGTCCCTCGCCTCGGCGTTCGACATCGTCGGCCTGCCGTGGGCCGCCGGCATCATCGCGATCGGGTCGCTGATCGGCCTGACGACGGTCGTCATGGTCCTGCTCCTCGGGCTGTCCCGCATCGTGTTCTCGATGAGCCGCGACGGTCTGCTGCCCCGCTGGTTCTCGAAGACGAACCCGAAGACGCAGACGCCCGTCCGGGTGCAGGTCGTCGCCGGTGTCGTCGTGGCGTTCATCGCCGGGTTCACCGCGGTCGAGCGCCTCGAGGGCATGATCAACATCGGCACGCTCTCCGCCTTCGTGCTCGTGTCGATCGGCATCGTGGTGCTGCGCAAGACCCGTCCCGACGCGCCCCGGGCCTTCCGGGTGCCGTGGGTGCCGGTGCTGCCGATCCTCTCGGCGGTGCTGTGCTTCTGGCTCATGCTCAACCTTGAGGTCGAGACCTGGCTGCGCTTCATCGCGTGGCTGGCGATCGGGTTCGCGATCTACTTCGGCTACAGCCGTCGGCACAGCCGGGTGGGCAAGGGCCTGCAGTAG
- a CDS encoding molybdenum cofactor biosysynthesis protein, translating into MLLVSPRHRYEGRPADGALPAEGPELRDQIDLRAGLGIVGDRYFAARAHVHATVTVIGIEGLDAVAGAVGAAIDPAATRRNVFLRGADVEALRGEPFSLESPGSGGPVRFHGYRPANPCAWMDHELAPGAFRAMRGRGGVRCDPESDGVLALGPAVLRTARPVAL; encoded by the coding sequence ATGCTGCTCGTCTCTCCGCGCCACCGGTACGAGGGGCGTCCGGCGGACGGTGCGCTGCCCGCCGAGGGTCCGGAGCTCCGCGACCAGATCGACCTCCGCGCGGGGCTCGGCATCGTCGGTGACCGCTACTTCGCCGCGCGGGCGCACGTGCACGCCACCGTGACGGTGATCGGGATCGAGGGGCTCGACGCCGTCGCCGGTGCGGTGGGCGCCGCGATCGACCCCGCTGCCACCCGGCGGAACGTCTTCCTGCGCGGGGCCGACGTCGAGGCGCTCCGGGGCGAGCCGTTCTCGCTCGAGAGCCCCGGCTCCGGCGGCCCGGTGCGCTTCCACGGGTACCGGCCGGCGAACCCCTGCGCGTGGATGGACCACGAGTTGGCGCCGGGCGCGTTCCGGGCGATGCGGGGACGCGGCGGCGTGCGGTGCGACCCGGAGTCGGACGGCGTGCTCGCCCTCGGGCCCGCGGTGCTCCGCACGGCACGCCCGGTCGCGCTCTGA
- a CDS encoding TetR/AcrR family transcriptional regulator produces the protein MRADARRNLDALVDAARQVFAEQGVDAPAKVIADLAGVGVGTLYRHFPQRSDLVVAVFQQAVEECADAAVDLADHHAPDEALALWLQRFTGFVATKRGLAAALQSGDPAFEGLHPWFIGRLGGALTGLLDAASAAGTIRSDLDATQLLRAVADLCHGAPTTEQSQQLVGVLVDGLRWRATV, from the coding sequence GTGCGCGCCGATGCCCGCCGCAACCTCGACGCCCTCGTCGACGCCGCCCGCCAGGTCTTCGCCGAGCAGGGCGTCGACGCACCCGCCAAGGTGATCGCCGACCTCGCCGGGGTCGGCGTCGGCACGCTGTACCGGCACTTCCCGCAGCGCTCCGACCTCGTGGTCGCGGTGTTCCAGCAGGCCGTCGAGGAGTGCGCCGACGCCGCCGTGGACCTCGCCGACCACCACGCCCCGGACGAGGCCCTCGCGCTCTGGCTCCAGCGGTTCACGGGGTTCGTCGCCACGAAGCGTGGCCTGGCAGCGGCACTGCAGTCCGGCGACCCGGCGTTCGAGGGGCTGCACCCCTGGTTCATCGGTCGGCTCGGTGGGGCACTGACCGGACTGCTCGACGCCGCCTCGGCCGCCGGCACGATCCGCAGCGACCTCGACGCCACGCAGCTGCTCCGCGCGGTCGCGGACCTGTGCCACGGGGCGCCGACGACCGAGCAGAGCCAGCAGCTGGTCGGGGTGCTCGTCGACGGGCTGCGCTGGCGGGCGACCGTCTGA
- a CDS encoding LysR family transcriptional regulator ArgP — translation MLRLQRDHLETLLAAVDHGTLDAAARALAITPSAVSQRIKAMEQQLGRVLLQRTTPVVPTADGEVVLRHARQARLLEDETARALGAVGDADGPAVPSIPLAVNADTLGTWFLDALALVRVDTEVVFDLHREDQDRTAELLRAGTVMAAVTAEADPVQGCSSVPLGVDRYRAVASPAFVDRYLAGAVSERQMTTRLDAVPLVDYDRDDDLQQGYLRRVLGHAPRGPRHFVPTSADFARAVSLGFGWGMLPEAQCLEGLGSGALVELTPGRRADVALWWQRWNLASPLLERVTEAVRATARERLHQPG, via the coding sequence ATGCTCCGGCTGCAGCGAGACCACCTCGAGACGCTCCTCGCCGCGGTCGACCACGGCACGCTCGACGCCGCGGCCCGCGCGCTCGCGATCACGCCGTCCGCCGTGTCGCAGCGGATCAAGGCGATGGAGCAGCAGCTCGGTCGGGTACTGCTCCAGCGCACGACCCCTGTGGTGCCCACCGCCGACGGTGAGGTCGTCCTCCGGCACGCGCGCCAGGCCCGGCTGCTCGAGGACGAGACCGCCCGGGCGCTCGGCGCGGTCGGAGACGCCGACGGTCCGGCTGTGCCGTCGATCCCGCTCGCCGTCAACGCGGACACGCTCGGCACCTGGTTCCTCGACGCCCTCGCCCTCGTCCGGGTCGACACCGAGGTCGTGTTCGACCTGCACCGCGAGGACCAGGACCGCACCGCCGAGCTCCTCCGCGCCGGCACGGTGATGGCCGCGGTGACCGCCGAGGCCGACCCGGTGCAGGGCTGTTCGTCGGTACCGCTCGGCGTCGACCGCTACCGGGCCGTGGCGTCACCCGCGTTCGTCGACCGGTACCTCGCCGGTGCGGTGTCCGAGCGGCAGATGACGACGCGGCTGGACGCGGTCCCGCTGGTCGACTACGACCGCGACGACGACCTGCAGCAGGGGTACCTCCGCCGGGTCCTCGGGCACGCCCCGCGCGGACCGCGGCACTTCGTCCCGACCTCGGCGGACTTCGCGCGTGCGGTGTCGCTCGGGTTCGGGTGGGGGATGCTGCCGGAGGCCCAGTGCCTCGAGGGTCTGGGAAGCGGTGCGCTCGTCGAGCTCACCCCGGGCCGTCGAGCCGACGTGGCGCTGTGGTGGCAGCGGTGGAACCTGGCGTCACCACTGCTCGAGCGTGTGACCGAGGCCGTGCGGGCGACCGCGCGCGAGCGACTGCACCAGCCCGGCTGA
- a CDS encoding alpha/beta fold hydrolase, translated as MPADQHAPPGQPQRDPGHLDRTVVSADGTALAVAESGSGPALVLVGGAWDHHGSPASDRIVAALRDRYRVVTYDRRGRGASGDTAPWSVEREVEDLAAVTASIGGPADAVGWCVGAGVVLRGLAAGVPFGRAVLWEPPYRASVDPQGDDVLFADFLDGHVAAGRRAQAVRAFLSRVLGVPIPYITAARLKPGLWRSLLADAHVLARDVRVLNGLSVPERVAASVGVPVLVASGDGGPEWMRQASVALAEAVPGSRHLVVPGQGHVPEPRVLRHLVDRFVGMPTEE; from the coding sequence ATGCCCGCCGACCAGCACGCTCCGCCCGGACAGCCCCAGCGGGACCCCGGACACCTCGACCGCACCGTCGTGTCCGCGGACGGAACGGCGCTCGCGGTCGCCGAGAGTGGTTCCGGGCCCGCCCTGGTGCTGGTCGGTGGGGCGTGGGACCACCACGGCAGCCCGGCGTCCGACCGGATCGTCGCGGCACTCCGCGACCGCTACCGCGTCGTCACCTACGACCGGCGGGGTCGGGGTGCGAGCGGGGACACGGCGCCGTGGTCGGTCGAGCGCGAGGTCGAGGACCTGGCGGCGGTCACCGCGTCGATCGGCGGCCCTGCCGACGCCGTGGGGTGGTGCGTGGGCGCCGGTGTGGTGCTGCGCGGCCTCGCCGCGGGCGTGCCGTTCGGGCGTGCGGTGCTCTGGGAGCCGCCGTACCGCGCCTCGGTCGATCCGCAGGGCGACGACGTCCTCTTCGCGGACTTCCTCGACGGGCACGTCGCCGCCGGACGGCGGGCGCAGGCGGTCCGGGCGTTCCTGTCCCGCGTGCTCGGCGTCCCGATCCCGTACATCACGGCGGCCCGTCTGAAGCCGGGGCTCTGGCGGTCGCTCCTGGCCGACGCACACGTGCTCGCCCGCGACGTCCGGGTGCTCAACGGCCTCTCCGTGCCCGAGCGGGTCGCGGCGTCGGTCGGCGTGCCGGTGCTCGTGGCCTCCGGCGACGGCGGCCCCGAGTGGATGCGGCAGGCCTCGGTCGCGCTGGCCGAGGCGGTCCCCGGTTCGCGGCACCTCGTCGTCCCCGGCCAGGGACACGTGCCGGAGCCGAGGGTGCTCCGGCACCTGGTCGACCGGTTCGTCGGGATGCCGACGGAGGAGTGA
- a CDS encoding glycosyltransferase family 2 protein gives MSAPTDVRRSRPDASAPQYHRSAPPQSPDVAQLVEQPLPQQLTPRDRERARRRRQTEQVPHVRPRSESRAHSPVMVLIVLVATLGVMAYAVFLLDPANRGDFLPYGLVIVAESVLVGQALLSMWTILSGGADPRDFAFHHTQDTLFDRDTIERDGLADQPHRWPMHVRGRRVVVDVFITVYGEELSKIAATVRAAVAMRGEHRTWVLDDGRSDEVQALAAQLGARYVRRLSSHGAKAGNINHALTLAKGDYYAVFDADFVPEPEFLFETVPFFADDTIAFVQTPQTYGNLHNLVSRGAGYMQTVFYKFIQPGRNRFNAAFCVGTNVIFRRSAIDDIGGMHTDSKSEDVWTSLMLHERGWKSVFIPMTLAVGDAPETIEGFTKQQLRWATGGFEILLTHFPFNPKHRLTMDQRLQYLVTASFYLTGIVPGLLLLVPPLEIFFDLRPMNLSIGAGEWVLFYLGFYLMQVVLAFYALGSFRYETLLLAAVSFPIYASALWNVLCGKEQAWHVTGANRGRTPSPFNFIVPQVLVFVFLALTSVVAVWRDTGNGQFTLATAWNITNTLVFAAFIVAAFREQARNRVADRQRGRVEPVRPAALLAQAPANPVRTTVVRPDTLEPQRAAIAGVAMQMQDGTRA, from the coding sequence ATGTCCGCACCCACGGACGTCCGTCGCTCGCGCCCGGACGCCAGTGCTCCGCAGTACCACCGGAGCGCTCCACCGCAGTCACCCGACGTGGCGCAGCTCGTCGAGCAGCCGCTCCCGCAGCAGCTCACCCCGCGGGACCGCGAGCGTGCCCGCCGTCGTCGGCAGACCGAGCAGGTCCCACACGTGCGGCCCCGTTCCGAGAGCCGCGCGCACAGCCCCGTCATGGTGCTCATCGTGCTCGTCGCGACCCTCGGCGTGATGGCCTACGCGGTGTTCCTCCTCGACCCGGCGAACCGTGGCGACTTCCTGCCGTACGGCCTGGTGATCGTCGCGGAGAGCGTACTCGTCGGCCAGGCGCTGCTGTCGATGTGGACGATCCTGTCCGGTGGTGCGGACCCGCGGGACTTCGCGTTCCACCACACGCAGGACACGCTGTTCGACCGGGACACCATCGAGCGCGACGGCCTCGCCGACCAGCCGCACCGCTGGCCGATGCACGTGCGCGGACGCCGGGTCGTGGTCGACGTGTTCATCACGGTGTACGGCGAGGAGCTGTCCAAGATCGCCGCGACCGTCCGCGCCGCGGTGGCGATGCGCGGCGAGCACCGCACGTGGGTGCTCGACGACGGCCGGAGCGACGAGGTGCAGGCGCTCGCCGCCCAGCTCGGCGCACGGTACGTCCGCCGCCTGTCGTCGCACGGCGCCAAGGCCGGCAACATCAACCACGCGCTGACCCTGGCCAAGGGCGACTACTACGCCGTGTTCGACGCCGACTTCGTCCCCGAGCCGGAGTTCCTGTTCGAGACCGTGCCGTTCTTCGCGGACGACACGATCGCGTTCGTCCAGACGCCCCAGACCTACGGCAACCTGCACAACCTGGTGTCCCGTGGCGCCGGCTACATGCAGACGGTGTTCTACAAGTTCATCCAGCCCGGCCGGAACCGCTTCAACGCCGCGTTCTGCGTCGGCACGAACGTCATCTTCCGCCGCAGCGCGATCGACGACATCGGCGGCATGCACACGGACTCGAAGTCCGAGGACGTCTGGACCAGCCTGATGCTGCACGAGCGCGGGTGGAAGTCGGTGTTCATCCCGATGACCCTGGCCGTCGGCGACGCCCCGGAGACCATCGAGGGCTTCACCAAGCAGCAGCTGCGCTGGGCGACCGGCGGGTTCGAGATCCTGCTGACGCACTTCCCGTTCAACCCGAAGCACCGCCTGACGATGGACCAGCGCCTGCAGTACCTCGTCACCGCGAGCTTCTACCTGACGGGCATCGTCCCCGGCCTGCTGCTCCTGGTGCCGCCGCTCGAGATCTTCTTCGACCTGCGCCCGATGAACCTGTCGATCGGCGCCGGCGAGTGGGTGCTGTTCTACCTCGGCTTCTACCTCATGCAGGTCGTCCTGGCCTTCTACGCGCTCGGCTCGTTCCGCTACGAGACGCTCCTGCTCGCCGCCGTGTCGTTCCCGATCTACGCGAGCGCGCTCTGGAACGTCCTGTGCGGCAAGGAGCAGGCCTGGCACGTCACCGGTGCGAACCGCGGTCGCACACCGTCGCCGTTCAACTTCATCGTGCCGCAGGTGCTCGTCTTCGTGTTCCTCGCCCTGACGAGCGTCGTGGCGGTCTGGCGCGACACCGGCAACGGCCAGTTCACCCTCGCGACGGCCTGGAACATCACGAACACCCTGGTGTTCGCCGCGTTCATCGTCGCGGCCTTCCGCGAGCAGGCCCGGAACCGCGTCGCCGACCGCCAGCGCGGCCGCGTCGAGCCGGTCCGTCCGGCCGCGCTGCTCGCGCAGGCGCCGGCCAACCCCGTCCGGACGACCGTCGTCCGGCCCGACACCCTCGAACCCCAGCGCGCCGCGATCGCCGGCGTCGCGATGCAGATGCAGGACGGAACCCGCGCATGA
- a CDS encoding methylated-DNA--[protein]-cysteine S-methyltransferase encodes MSDPTTTDPAATLPAATVQTLDTPDGPFTVLEDAEGHVLASGWTDDSARLLARLAERHRPRRLTDGRVRSADAVEAFYAGEVEAAMRVPVRQHGTELFAEGWRQLRAIPAGTVLTYTELAAAMGRPDAVRAAASVCARNAPALFVPCHRVLRSDGSLGGFAWGLDVKRSLLERESVGVTALV; translated from the coding sequence ATGTCCGACCCCACGACGACCGACCCAGCGGCGACGCTGCCGGCGGCGACGGTGCAGACGCTCGACACCCCCGACGGCCCCTTCACGGTGCTCGAGGACGCCGAGGGCCACGTGCTCGCATCGGGCTGGACCGACGACTCCGCGCGGCTGCTCGCGCGGCTGGCCGAACGGCACCGTCCGCGCCGACTGACCGACGGTCGGGTGCGGTCGGCCGACGCGGTCGAAGCCTTCTACGCGGGCGAGGTCGAGGCGGCGATGCGGGTCCCCGTCCGGCAGCACGGCACCGAGCTCTTCGCGGAGGGGTGGCGGCAGCTCCGGGCGATCCCGGCCGGTACGGTCCTGACCTACACCGAGCTCGCGGCAGCGATGGGGCGGCCCGACGCCGTCCGTGCGGCAGCGAGCGTCTGCGCCCGGAACGCCCCGGCGCTGTTCGTGCCCTGCCACCGGGTGCTGCGGTCCGACGGGTCGCTCGGCGGCTTCGCGTGGGGGCTCGACGTGAAGCGCTCCCTGCTCGAGCGCGAGTCGGTCGGGGTGACCGCGCTGGTCTGA
- a CDS encoding LysE/ArgO family amino acid transporter: MTALLPLLAGLGTGLALIVAIGVQNAYLLRLAVSAPVRVVAAAVAVCAVSDAVLIVAGVLGVGAVVERFPVALVVVRFVGAAFLVVYGVLAARRALRPTGAAMAVEQDAADDGVVVPTTAARSTVARAGAAHGTAGAAGRGAEEPPGRGSTPATRTAAARAVPTLGAAVATMLVFTWANPHVYLDTLVFLGSVANQQGVDDRWWWTVGAVAASCLWFGALGFGGRLLRPLFAKPLTWRVFDGLVAVVMLSFGVALAVGA; this comes from the coding sequence GTGACCGCACTCCTCCCCCTGCTCGCCGGGCTCGGTACCGGCCTGGCCCTGATCGTCGCGATCGGCGTGCAGAACGCCTACCTGCTCCGGCTCGCCGTCAGCGCTCCCGTGCGGGTCGTCGCCGCGGCGGTCGCTGTCTGTGCCGTGTCGGACGCGGTGCTCATCGTCGCCGGGGTTCTCGGCGTGGGCGCCGTCGTCGAGCGCTTCCCCGTCGCGCTCGTGGTGGTGCGGTTCGTCGGCGCGGCGTTCCTCGTCGTTTACGGGGTGCTCGCGGCCAGACGGGCGTTGCGCCCCACCGGGGCGGCGATGGCCGTCGAGCAGGACGCGGCGGACGACGGTGTGGTCGTCCCGACGACGGCTGCGCGGTCGACGGTCGCACGGGCGGGAGCCGCGCACGGGACGGCCGGAGCTGCGGGGCGGGGCGCGGAGGAGCCTCCCGGCCGGGGCTCGACCCCCGCGACCCGGACCGCCGCAGCACGCGCGGTCCCGACGCTGGGTGCGGCGGTCGCGACGATGCTCGTCTTCACGTGGGCGAACCCGCACGTGTACCTCGACACGCTCGTGTTCCTCGGCTCGGTGGCGAACCAGCAGGGCGTCGACGACCGCTGGTGGTGGACCGTCGGTGCCGTCGCCGCGAGCTGCCTGTGGTTCGGCGCGCTCGGGTTCGGTGGACGGCTGCTCCGTCCACTGTTCGCGAAGCCCCTCACCTGGCGGGTCTTCGACGGGCTCGTCGCCGTCGTGATGCTGTCGTTCGGCGTCGCGCTCGCCGTCGGCGCGTAG
- a CDS encoding DNA-3-methyladenine glycosylase 2 family protein, with translation MTIPVPRTEPQPDVQHAERHRAVASRDARFDGQFVTAVHSTGIYCRPSCPARTPRAEGVTFYRTSAAAHLAGFRACKRCLPEATPGSPEWDLREDVAGRAVRLVLDGVVEREGVPGLAARVGYSERQLNRILTEELGAGPKALSRAHRAQTARTLLTSSDLPVADVAFASGFTSVRQFNDTVREVFALTPSQLRARRTDGRNDGAPTADDGWLHVHLPARPPFDLQGLLDWHALHALPGLEHVERDASGRVTAYGRLVTLPGGPARFTASAPAADGAGRGAGRTGVALRVRLTTLSDLPTLVARVRALFDLDADPEAVDAVLAADPVLAPAVARVPGIRLPGAVDAHEVVVRTLIGQQVSVAAARTAQTRLVAALGAPVDPGLAEDGLLFPTAATIATHGHEVLRGPAARVDTILRVAAALADGSLVVDAGQSLAEQRAGLLAVKGIGPWTADYVALRVRHHPDVFLHSDLAVRNGAQELGLPGGARELSLRSEQVAPWRSYLTMHCWRPIVDRATVAAETAAATHQQQEERR, from the coding sequence GTGACGATCCCCGTACCCCGCACCGAGCCGCAGCCCGACGTGCAGCACGCCGAGCGCCACCGGGCGGTCGCGTCGCGCGACGCCCGGTTCGACGGGCAGTTCGTCACCGCCGTGCACTCCACCGGCATCTACTGCCGTCCGAGCTGCCCCGCCCGCACCCCGCGCGCCGAGGGTGTCACCTTCTACCGCACCAGCGCCGCCGCGCACCTCGCCGGCTTCCGCGCCTGCAAGCGCTGCCTGCCGGAGGCGACCCCGGGCAGCCCCGAGTGGGACCTCCGCGAGGACGTCGCCGGTCGCGCCGTCCGACTCGTCCTCGACGGTGTCGTCGAACGCGAGGGCGTGCCCGGCCTCGCCGCGCGCGTCGGCTACTCGGAGCGGCAGCTCAACCGGATCCTGACCGAGGAGCTCGGGGCCGGGCCGAAGGCGCTCAGCCGGGCGCACCGTGCCCAGACCGCCCGGACGCTGCTGACGTCGTCGGACCTGCCGGTGGCCGACGTGGCGTTCGCGTCCGGCTTCACCAGCGTGCGGCAGTTCAACGACACCGTCCGCGAGGTCTTCGCCCTCACCCCCTCCCAGCTCCGAGCCCGCCGGACCGACGGCCGCAACGACGGCGCGCCGACCGCCGACGACGGTTGGCTGCACGTGCACCTCCCGGCCCGCCCGCCGTTCGACCTGCAGGGCCTGCTCGACTGGCACGCGCTCCACGCCCTGCCGGGGCTCGAGCACGTCGAACGGGACGCCTCGGGTCGCGTCACCGCCTACGGTCGCCTCGTCACCCTGCCGGGAGGCCCGGCCCGCTTCACCGCCTCGGCCCCCGCCGCCGACGGGGCCGGCCGGGGCGCGGGGCGCACCGGGGTCGCCCTGCGCGTCCGGCTCACCACGCTCTCCGACCTGCCGACGCTCGTGGCGCGGGTGCGGGCCCTGTTCGACCTCGACGCCGACCCCGAGGCGGTCGATGCGGTCCTCGCGGCGGACCCGGTGCTCGCCCCCGCGGTGGCGCGGGTCCCCGGCATCCGCCTGCCCGGCGCCGTGGACGCGCACGAGGTCGTCGTCCGCACCCTGATCGGGCAGCAGGTCTCGGTGGCCGCTGCCCGCACAGCGCAGACCCGACTCGTGGCCGCGCTGGGGGCGCCCGTCGACCCCGGACTGGCCGAGGACGGGCTGCTGTTCCCGACCGCGGCGACGATCGCGACCCACGGGCACGAGGTCCTCCGGGGGCCGGCGGCGCGCGTGGACACGATCCTGCGTGTCGCAGCGGCGCTCGCTGACGGGTCGCTCGTCGTCGACGCGGGACAGTCCCTCGCGGAGCAGCGTGCCGGGCTCCTGGCGGTCAAGGGCATCGGCCCGTGGACGGCGGACTACGTCGCCCTCCGGGTCCGGCACCACCCGGACGTGTTCCTGCACAGCGACCTCGCCGTGCGGAACGGTGCACAGGAGCTTGGTCTGCCCGGTGGTGCCCGCGAGCTCTCCCTACGGTCGGAGCAGGTGGCGCCGTGGCGGAGCTACCTGACGATGCACTGCTGGCGTCCGATCGTCGACCGCGCGACCGTGGCGGCGGAGACGGCAGCGGCGACCCACCAGCAGCAGGAGGAGAGACGATGA
- a CDS encoding aldo/keto reductase, translated as MQYRTLGRTGIQVSPFALGAMMLGTDGRIGNGDEQDSIRIVHRALDAGINIIDTADRYSQGGSEVLVGKAIKGRRDDVVLATKFNGPMGDDPNRRGNSRRWITTAVEDSLRRLQTDHIDLYQAHRPDDTVDLEETLSALTDLVRSGKVRAIGSSDFPASMQVEAQWTSERRGLERFRSEQPTYSILSRGIEREVLPVAQRYGMGALVWSPLAGGMLTGRFRRGQQNDLSRAGMFRHDQDDRRIDAVEQVVALAEETGIPTTHLALAFAIAHPGVTSALIGPRSVEQLDDLLAAADVALSDEVLDRIDAIVPPGTDVTRLDQQYQPPALLRPELRRRPVAERSAA; from the coding sequence ATGCAGTACCGCACCCTCGGCCGCACCGGCATCCAGGTCAGCCCCTTCGCGCTCGGCGCCATGATGCTCGGCACCGACGGCCGCATCGGCAACGGCGACGAGCAGGACTCGATCCGCATCGTGCACCGTGCGCTCGACGCCGGCATCAACATCATCGACACCGCGGACCGCTACTCGCAGGGCGGGTCCGAGGTGCTCGTCGGCAAGGCGATCAAGGGTCGGCGTGACGACGTCGTCCTCGCCACGAAGTTCAACGGCCCGATGGGCGACGATCCCAACCGGCGCGGGAACTCCCGCCGGTGGATCACCACCGCGGTCGAGGACTCGCTCCGCCGCCTGCAGACGGACCACATCGACCTGTACCAGGCACACCGCCCCGACGACACGGTGGACCTCGAGGAGACGCTGTCCGCCCTGACCGACCTCGTGCGGAGCGGCAAGGTCCGCGCCATCGGGTCCTCGGACTTCCCGGCCTCGATGCAGGTCGAGGCGCAGTGGACGTCCGAGCGCCGCGGGCTCGAGCGCTTCCGCTCCGAGCAGCCGACGTACTCGATCCTCAGCCGCGGCATCGAGCGCGAGGTCCTGCCGGTCGCCCAGCGGTACGGCATGGGCGCACTCGTGTGGAGCCCCCTCGCGGGCGGCATGCTGACCGGGCGCTTCCGTCGCGGCCAGCAGAACGACCTGTCGCGGGCCGGCATGTTCCGGCACGACCAGGACGACCGGCGGATCGACGCGGTGGAGCAGGTCGTCGCCCTCGCCGAGGAGACCGGCATCCCCACGACCCACCTCGCCCTCGCGTTCGCGATCGCGCACCCGGGCGTCACCAGCGCGCTGATCGGACCGCGGTCGGTGGAACAGCTCGACGACCTGCTGGCCGCGGCCGACGTCGCGCTCTCCGACGAGGTGCTCGACCGCATCGACGCGATCGTCCCGCCGGGCACCGACGTCACCCGGCTCGACCAGCAGTACCAGCCGCCCGCGCTCCTGCGCCCCGAGCTCCGTCGCCGCCCCGTCGCCGAGCGCTCCGCCGCCTGA